DNA from Mesorhizobium sp. DCY119:
CAACAGCGCAGCAAAACCCGCGGCCGTGAAAATTTCCATCCGTCGGCGCCTTTCGCTTATAAGCTTTGGTGAAGCACGCCCCTAGCGTGTGTAACCCTTATGCGTCAAGGGCTCAACGGGCGTGGCTGCATGAGCTGGCTTGTGGCGGAGGGAGTGGGATTCGAACCCACGGTGAGCTTGCACCCACGCCGGTTTTCAAGACCGGTGCCTTAAACCGCTCGGCCATCCCTCCAAACCGTTGAAACCATTGCAATTTTCTCTATCCCAATTCGCGGAGTAGATACTTGCAATCCAGTTTGCAACCATACGGTCAGGCGGGCTTGCTTATAGCCTTCTTTGGCGTGCCGTCAACTTTCCTGTCAGCGTATTTCAGTGGCAGGCCCGGCTCTTCGCGCGGGTTTGGCAAAAGTCACCCCGTCAGCCACATCATTGAGAAAGTCACAGAGGGACGCTGCTTCTTCGGCGTGCAAACCGATCAGCGGCTTGCCGGAAAGGGACATGATCTGCTGTCTGTCGTGGTTCCATATCATCCAGGTATCCAAAGGTTCACGCACGCACTCAAAACGCTCTTTCACCGTCGACATTACCAAACCCGATGCTCTGCCCGTCATCAGATTGAAACGCAGGAAAGGGACGCAAAGTTTCACACGCCGAGAGTGAAACTTTGCAGATCACTCCGCCGCGCGTGGCCAGGACACGCAAAGACTGGCGGCGGTTCATCGAGATCAAGCCGGGGGCAGGCCAAGGCAGCCTCTGTTCCCCGGCGAATGTCTATTGCTTGTCTTGCCGCAAATAGACCCTGCCGAGGAAGGCCGGCTCGCCCGAACGCCGACCGCTCAATGAGCCCGCTACCAGCACGACAAGCGTCAGCAGGTACGGCAACGTCATCATGAGATAGACGGGAACGTCGGCACCTATGGCTTGCAGCCTGGGCACAAGAGCATCCGCACTTCCGAAAAGAAGCGCTCCCCAGAGAGCCCGGGCCGCATTCCAGCGCGAGAAGATGACGAGGGCGACCGCGATCCAGCCGCGCGAGGCGACCATTCCCTCCACCCAGACATGGCTTGTGGCGACCGAGAGATAGGCTCCGGCGAGACCGCAGAGCAGGCCGGACGCCAGGACAGCCCCGAACTGCACCAGCTGCACGTCGATACCCGCGACGTCTGCTGCGGCCGGATTTTCCCCGACCGACCGCAGCCTGAGACCATGTCGGCTTTTGGAAAGCCACCACCAGACGGCGCCGACAAGTATCGGCAGCGCCAGCGTGACAGGGTCCTGCACCGCGAAAATGCGACCCAATGCCGAACTGCGATCTATCCCGAAGATATCGCCGAGGGTGGAAATGCCAGAGAAGGTCTTCTGCACGTAGGGTCGCCCCACGACGCCGGTAATGCCCAGTCCGATCGCGACGACGGCGAGACCGGCGAGCGTATGATTGGCACGCAAGGCGACGGTCGATATTCCAAACAGCAGCGCCAGAGCCATTGCCGCCGCTGAACCGGCGGCAAGGCCGAACCAGGGATCAGCCCCGGAAAGTACAGTCACCGCGCCGGTCATGGCGCCGACCGCCATCAACCCTTCCGCTCCAAGATTGAGAACGCCCGCCTTTTCGCAGATGATGAGGCCGAGACTTGCCAGCAGCAGCGGCGTCGCATAGCTCGGAATGATGGCAATCCAGCCAATCAGAAAATCCATCCAGCCACCCTTCCTTAGTTCGGCCGCTTGAGCGAGTAGGTGCTGAAGAACTGCGCCATCAAAATCGACATCAGTACCGCGCCTTGCATGAGCACGATCATGGCTTCCGAGATCGAGTAGAAAACCTTCAGCACGTTTCCGGCGGTGAACACCGCGCCGAGCGCGAAAGAGACCACGACCACCCACAACGGCTTCGCGCGGGCCAGATAGGCGATCACGATCGCGCTGAAGAGATAGCCGTTGCCGACGGACTGGTTGAGGCGGTGCTCCGTTCCCGCCACGATCATCATGCCGGCAACGCCTGATAGGGCGCCGGATAGGAGCACGAGCCCCACGGCGGTGCGCAGCACCGGCAGGCCGGTGGCGAGCGCGGCCTTGGTGTTAAAGCCTACCGCATCCGCGTAGAAGCCGACCCGGCTGTGTTCCATGATGAACCAGACGCACAGTGCGATGCCGGCGACCAGAAAGATCCCGGTGTGCAACTGCCCCCAGCCCAGAACAGCAAACCAACTCGCCTCGGGAAAGGTGGCGGTCACCGGAAAGCTGTTGGCGGGGTCTCTCCAGACGCCGAACAGAAGATGCTGCACGAGCAGAAACGCGACGCTTCCCAGCAGCAGTGTCGAGATGACTTCGTTGACGCCCCACTTGAGCTTCAGGAAAAGCGAAATCGCTATCCAGGCGGCTCCGGCAAGCGCCGCCAGCACGAACATCGTTGGCAGCCTCAGCGCTTCAGGCCCGATCCCGTTTAGCGCGACCCAGGTCGACGCGATCGCACCGAGCCATAGCTGGCCCTCCACGCCGATGTTCCAGAACCGCACGCGCATGGCAACGGCGGAGGCGAGACCTACCAGCACCAACGGCAAAGCGGCCGTCGTCGTCTGGGAGAGACCGTCCGTGGTGAGAAACGTGGCAATCAGGAACTCATCGACAAGGGCGCTCGCCGGCACGCCAGCATGCACGAGCAGCAGCGCCGAAACCGTCAGTCCAACAAGCAGCCCGCCTGCATAACTGAGACTGGTCAAAAGGAAGCCGGGATTTTGCCTGCGAACAAGGAAAGCTGTATCAAGCATGGCCTGCTAAAAGGCCTCCGATCCATTCAGACGTGACATCGCCGACCTGACGGCAGCCGACGATCCTGCCCCTGTTCATGACGGCCACCCGGTGGGACAAGGACATGACCTCCTGGAGATCCTCGCTGATCAACAGGCAGGCCGCGCCGGCTTCCACAGCGTTGCGGATCGACGATCGAACGAACTCGGTCGCCTTCATGTCCAGCCCGCGGGAAGGGGAGTGCGCGATGAGAACCTTCAGGCCGTGACCCAGTTCCCGCGCCAGCAGCACTTTCTGCGCGTTTCCTCCCGAGAGCAAAGAGGCCGGTCGGTCTGGCGTCGCTCCGCGGATATCGAACGCGTCGATGGCCTCGGCCGCCTTCTCGCGCATCGCTCGGCGTCGCAGGAGAAACGGCCCACCGAAGCTGCCGCCCGGGACGGTTGTGAGCGCTAGGTTGTCGGCAATGGAAAGCTCCCGGATCAACCCGCTGTCAAAGCGGTCAGAGGGGATGACGCGCAGGCCGGCCTCACGGCGCTTGCCTGGCCGGGCGGCGGAAATGTCCTCGCCATCCAGCAGGATCGCGCCGGTATCGGTTCCTTCGAGCCCGAGAAGGCAGGCAACAAGTTCCTCCTGTCCGTTTCCGCCGACGCCGGCAATGCCAAGGATTTCCCCGGCATGCAGCTCGAACCCGAGATCGTTCAGGTTCTGCCTGTGAGCGATCGCCCGTGCAGAAAGCCCTTCCACGCGCAAACACGCATCGCCCGGCCGGGATGACGGCCTGCCGGAAACCGTCAAGGTATCGCCGACCATCAACCGCGCTACCTCGGCTTCGGTGACGTCCGCGACACGCGCTCCGTCAAGCACCGTCTCGCCGTGCCGCATGATCGTGACCCGGTCGCAGAAGGCGGCAACCTCGCGGAATTTGTGCGTGATCAAAACCACGGCGTGACCTTGCCGCGACAACCGTTGGGCAAAGGAGAGGAGCGTTCGCGCTTCCTCGTCGGTCAGCACCGCCGTCGGCTCGTCCATGACCAGAATTCGTGCGCCCAGAAGCATGACCTTTACGATCTCGGCACGCTGGCGCTCGGCGATCGAAAGGTCTGCCACCAGCCTATGCGGATCAACGGGCAGGCCGATTTCGCGCGACTTGGCGGCAACGATCGCCGCCGCATCGGCCAGCGTTTTCACGGCAGCCTTGCGGCCGAGGCCGAGGAGCACGTTCTCGGCAACGGTAAAACTCTCGACCAGCCGGAAATGCTGATGGACCATGCCGAGACCGGCGGCAGCGGCCTCCAGCGGACTGCGCAAGCTGATTGCCTCACCGTCGATCGACTGATCGCCACCGTCAGCCACATAGACGCCGGCGGCCACGTTCATCAAAGTGGACTTGCCTGCGCCGTTCTCACCGACGATGGCATGCACTTCCCCCCATTCGAGGCAGAAGGATGCATCACGAAGTGCTGCCTTGCCGTCAAACGACTTGCCGATGCCGCGCATTCGCAGAGCCGCCGGTGCACCCGGCGGTCGTTGCGTATGGTCGCCTGCTTGCTGCAAAGCTGTCGTCATTACTTTGCCGGCATGGTTCCGATGACACCTTCGACGAAATAGTCCATCGACCAGAGTGCTGCATCGTCAACCTTCCCGCCGGCGTCGACGACGGCGGTGCCGTCCTGCTTTTTCAGGGGACCCTGGAACGGATCGAGCTTGCCGGCGATGATCTCCTGCTTTGCAGCCTCGATCTTTGCCTTGGTCTCCTCGGAAACCGTGGGGCCAAAAGGTGCAAGCTCGACCACGCCGGTTTCGAGGCCTTCGAAGGCACCGAATTCCTCAGGCTTCCAGCTGCCATCGATGATTTCCTTGATCGTCGGCACCAGATATTTTTCCCAGCGGAAGACGACCGAGGTCTGGATCGTCTTGGGCGCGGCATGCGCCATGTCGAGCTGGAAGCCTATCGACGGCACGCCGGCCTTTTCGGCGGCATCGAGTGCGGAGGTCGCGCTCAGATTGGTGGCGAGCACGTCGGCCTTCTGGTCGAGGATCGCCTGGGCGATCTGCCCTTCCTTCACCGGATCCCACCAGGAGTTGGCGAAGACGGCGACCGTTTCGATCGCAGGATCGACGGAACGGGCGCCGAGCGCGAAACTGTTGATATCCCAGTTCACCACGCCGACGGGAAAGCCGGCGAGGATGCCGATCTTCTTCGTTTTCGTAGCCTGACCTGCCGCGATGCCTGCAAGGTACCAGCCCTGGTAGGTGCGGGCATAGAAGCTTTCCATGTTGGGCCCGTTCTCCGTGCCCGAGGCGCTGAGAAACGCCACGTTCGGATAGGCCTTGGCCGCTTCGGCCATCGGGGCGCTATAGCCATAGGTGGTACCGATAATGATGTTGAAGCCGCGCTTGACATAGAGGTCGATCGCTGCACGCAGCTTCGTGGCTTCTTCCGGAATGTTTTCCGTCACCGCGACGGGCACCTTTAGCTGTTCCTCCACGGCCTTGCGGCCGGCCTCGAGGGCCTCGTTCCAGCCGCCGTCTTGCGCCGAACTTGCGTAAATGAACGCGACCTTGGGCGAGCCTTCCAGAGTAAAGGCATAGGCGCCCGAGGCGGCGCAGGAAGCAAGAACTGCGGCCGTCGCGGCGAACAGACGAGCTGAAGCGGACGGCTTCGTTTTGCGCTCTTTCATTTCGTGGTTCCCCTTTGTTTTTATTTGATTTTCTCAGCCGAAAGCATGCCGCGTCCGCGCGGCTTCCCTGCACGGTGACGGTTGCCGCCGGAGCGTCTTT
Protein-coding regions in this window:
- a CDS encoding ABC transporter permease, which translates into the protein MDFLIGWIAIIPSYATPLLLASLGLIICEKAGVLNLGAEGLMAVGAMTGAVTVLSGADPWFGLAAGSAAAMALALLFGISTVALRANHTLAGLAVVAIGLGITGVVGRPYVQKTFSGISTLGDIFGIDRSSALGRIFAVQDPVTLALPILVGAVWWWLSKSRHGLRLRSVGENPAAADVAGIDVQLVQFGAVLASGLLCGLAGAYLSVATSHVWVEGMVASRGWIAVALVIFSRWNAARALWGALLFGSADALVPRLQAIGADVPVYLMMTLPYLLTLVVLVAGSLSGRRSGEPAFLGRVYLRQDKQ
- a CDS encoding ABC transporter permease — translated: MTSLSYAGGLLVGLTVSALLLVHAGVPASALVDEFLIATFLTTDGLSQTTTAALPLVLVGLASAVAMRVRFWNIGVEGQLWLGAIASTWVALNGIGPEALRLPTMFVLAALAGAAWIAISLFLKLKWGVNEVISTLLLGSVAFLLVQHLLFGVWRDPANSFPVTATFPEASWFAVLGWGQLHTGIFLVAGIALCVWFIMEHSRVGFYADAVGFNTKAALATGLPVLRTAVGLVLLSGALSGVAGMMIVAGTEHRLNQSVGNGYLFSAIVIAYLARAKPLWVVVVSFALGAVFTAGNVLKVFYSISEAMIVLMQGAVLMSILMAQFFSTYSLKRPN
- a CDS encoding ABC transporter ATP-binding protein codes for the protein MTTALQQAGDHTQRPPGAPAALRMRGIGKSFDGKAALRDASFCLEWGEVHAIVGENGAGKSTLMNVAAGVYVADGGDQSIDGEAISLRSPLEAAAAGLGMVHQHFRLVESFTVAENVLLGLGRKAAVKTLADAAAIVAAKSREIGLPVDPHRLVADLSIAERQRAEIVKVMLLGARILVMDEPTAVLTDEEARTLLSFAQRLSRQGHAVVLITHKFREVAAFCDRVTIMRHGETVLDGARVADVTEAEVARLMVGDTLTVSGRPSSRPGDACLRVEGLSARAIAHRQNLNDLGFELHAGEILGIAGVGGNGQEELVACLLGLEGTDTGAILLDGEDISAARPGKRREAGLRVIPSDRFDSGLIRELSIADNLALTTVPGGSFGGPFLLRRRAMREKAAEAIDAFDIRGATPDRPASLLSGGNAQKVLLARELGHGLKVLIAHSPSRGLDMKATEFVRSSIRNAVEAGAACLLISEDLQEVMSLSHRVAVMNRGRIVGCRQVGDVTSEWIGGLLAGHA
- a CDS encoding BMP family ABC transporter substrate-binding protein produces the protein MKERKTKPSASARLFAATAAVLASCAASGAYAFTLEGSPKVAFIYASSAQDGGWNEALEAGRKAVEEQLKVPVAVTENIPEEATKLRAAIDLYVKRGFNIIIGTTYGYSAPMAEAAKAYPNVAFLSASGTENGPNMESFYARTYQGWYLAGIAAGQATKTKKIGILAGFPVGVVNWDINSFALGARSVDPAIETVAVFANSWWDPVKEGQIAQAILDQKADVLATNLSATSALDAAEKAGVPSIGFQLDMAHAAPKTIQTSVVFRWEKYLVPTIKEIIDGSWKPEEFGAFEGLETGVVELAPFGPTVSEETKAKIEAAKQEIIAGKLDPFQGPLKKQDGTAVVDAGGKVDDAALWSMDYFVEGVIGTMPAK